In Reichenbachiella agarivorans, one genomic interval encodes:
- a CDS encoding L-fucose dehydrogenase, whose amino-acid sequence MDLKLKDKVYIVTGGAKGIGEAITMELVAEGAIPVIVGRSEAAGQALEKKIKSLGGKCLNIVTELGEDDLCRGIVDQAIQTFGQIDGVVNNAGANDGVGLESGSPSRFKQSVMTNLTHYYDMVHYALPYLKESKGSIVNISSKTAVTGQGGTSGYAASKGAQLALTREWAVELAPYSIRVNAILPAEVMTPLYRTWLNTFDNPDEKLARIVEKIPLEKRMTEAAEIAAMTVFLLSERSAHTTGQWLFVDGGYVHLDRSTT is encoded by the coding sequence ATGGATTTAAAACTAAAAGATAAAGTGTACATAGTGACTGGTGGAGCCAAAGGAATTGGGGAAGCCATCACGATGGAGTTGGTCGCCGAAGGTGCCATTCCAGTGATTGTAGGTCGCTCAGAAGCGGCAGGTCAAGCACTAGAAAAGAAAATCAAATCTCTCGGAGGTAAGTGTCTCAACATCGTAACTGAGCTAGGTGAAGATGATCTTTGTCGTGGAATTGTCGATCAGGCCATCCAGACATTTGGTCAAATTGATGGTGTGGTCAACAATGCAGGTGCCAATGATGGCGTAGGGCTGGAGTCAGGCAGTCCTTCCAGGTTTAAACAATCTGTAATGACGAATTTGACGCACTACTACGATATGGTACACTATGCGCTCCCATATCTCAAGGAGAGTAAAGGATCAATTGTCAACATCAGTTCTAAGACTGCCGTGACAGGTCAAGGTGGGACGTCTGGCTATGCAGCGAGCAAAGGGGCTCAATTGGCTCTGACACGAGAATGGGCTGTAGAGTTGGCACCATACAGTATTCGAGTCAATGCCATCTTGCCAGCCGAAGTGATGACGCCACTTTATAGGACATGGCTCAATACCTTTGACAACCCAGATGAGAAACTAGCACGTATCGTAGAAAAAATTCCTTTAGAAAAACGCATGACCGAAGCAGCTGAAATTGCGGCGATGACTGTGTTTTTACTCTCAGAGCGTAGTGCTCACACTACTGGCCAGTGGCTCTTTGTAGATGGAGGATATGTACATTTGGATCGTTCTACGACCTAA
- a CDS encoding amidohydrolase family protein, with product MRLDAHQHFWQFDPQRDAWITEEMSVIRRDFMPADLQPLLETRGIDGCVAVQADQSLTETDFLLGLAQQHDCIKAVVGWVDLRSDNLSTDLQRYVANPYFKGVRHILQAETAGYMTEDQFVQGVKKLKDHNLTYDILITESQLDEATQLIQLLPEMPLVIDHIAKPNIQQASFAEWAKQMEKISRFDHVAVKLSGMVTEAGWQSWDRDDFAPYLDFCMEHFGAKRLMYGSDWPVCLLAADYGQVHDLLADYIASLSVFEQDQIMGKTAADFYSIKV from the coding sequence ATGAGGTTAGATGCCCATCAGCACTTTTGGCAATTTGATCCGCAGCGAGACGCTTGGATCACAGAGGAGATGTCAGTCATTCGGCGGGATTTTATGCCCGCTGATTTGCAGCCTTTGTTAGAGACAAGAGGCATAGATGGATGTGTTGCTGTGCAAGCAGATCAGTCCTTGACAGAAACGGACTTCTTGCTAGGACTAGCCCAGCAGCACGATTGTATCAAAGCTGTGGTGGGTTGGGTAGATCTCCGATCGGATAATCTGTCGACAGATTTGCAGCGCTATGTAGCTAATCCTTATTTCAAAGGAGTCCGACATATCCTCCAAGCAGAAACTGCTGGATATATGACAGAGGATCAATTTGTACAAGGTGTCAAAAAACTGAAGGATCACAACTTGACCTATGATATCTTGATCACTGAATCACAGTTGGATGAAGCGACCCAATTGATACAACTTTTGCCTGAGATGCCATTGGTGATAGATCATATCGCCAAGCCCAACATCCAGCAAGCATCATTCGCCGAATGGGCAAAACAGATGGAGAAAATCAGTCGGTTTGATCACGTTGCTGTCAAGCTATCTGGTATGGTCACGGAGGCAGGTTGGCAGTCCTGGGACCGTGATGATTTTGCACCATACTTGGATTTTTGTATGGAGCATTTTGGGGCAAAGCGCTTGATGTATGGTTCGGACTGGCCAGTATGTTTGCTGGCAGCGGATTATGGTCAGGTGCACGACCTATTGGCAGACTATATCGCATCCTTGTCAGTATTTGAGCAGGATCAAATCATGGGCAAGACTGCCGCAGATTTCTATAGCATAAAAGTATAA
- a CDS encoding fumarylacetoacetate hydrolase family protein yields MKLFRYRQDNQVLPGVSVGDVHYDLSQHIKDIDRDFFDHNKVKEVQSLLDSQSLKTITNPEFDAPIYRPGKIICIGLNYRKHAEESGMEVPKEPVVFFKATSSLCGPNDDVVIPKGSQKSDWEVELAVVIGKTASYVSEADAMNYVLGYALHNDVSERAFQLERGGQWVKGKSCDTFAPLGPYIVTADEVADPHNLNLWLKLNGKKIQDGYTSDFVFDIPTVISYLSQFMTLEPGDIISTGTPAGVGLGFNPPVYLKPGDVMELGIDGLGTSKQTAVAYSGQ; encoded by the coding sequence ATGAAACTTTTTAGATACAGACAAGACAACCAAGTATTGCCAGGAGTCAGTGTAGGTGATGTACACTATGACCTATCTCAGCATATAAAGGATATCGATAGAGATTTCTTTGATCACAATAAAGTGAAAGAAGTTCAATCACTCTTAGACTCTCAGTCCTTAAAGACGATCACTAATCCAGAATTTGACGCGCCGATATATCGTCCGGGCAAGATTATTTGCATTGGACTGAATTACAGAAAACATGCCGAAGAAAGTGGCATGGAAGTGCCCAAGGAGCCTGTTGTTTTCTTTAAAGCTACCTCTAGTCTTTGTGGACCCAATGACGATGTGGTGATACCTAAAGGCAGCCAAAAGAGCGATTGGGAAGTAGAATTGGCCGTGGTGATAGGCAAAACTGCGAGCTATGTGAGTGAGGCAGATGCCATGAACTATGTCCTAGGCTATGCCTTGCACAACGACGTGAGTGAGCGTGCTTTTCAACTAGAGCGTGGTGGTCAATGGGTCAAAGGTAAGAGTTGTGATACTTTTGCACCACTAGGGCCATACATTGTCACAGCTGACGAAGTAGCAGACCCTCACAATTTGAACCTGTGGTTGAAATTGAATGGAAAGAAAATTCAGGATGGTTATACCTCTGATTTTGTATTTGATATTCCTACTGTGATCAGTTACTTGTCGCAATTCATGACTTTGGAGCCTGGCGATATCATATCTACGGGTACACCAGCAGGAGTAGGTTTAGGGTTCAATCCTCCCGTGTACTTGAAACCAGGGGATGTCATGGAGCTGGGAATCGACGGTTTGGGTACCTCAAAGCAAACTGCTGTAGCTTATTCAGGACAATGA
- a CDS encoding SDR family NAD(P)-dependent oxidoreductase: MKKKFDLTGKRAIVTGGGSGIGRAIAIALAGNGADVGILELNEEGGSAVVDEIRSAGGQATCFACDVSDLSSVQAAFSKATDGNPLDILVNNAGIAHIGNLSNTTPEDLDRIYAVNVKGVFHCLQTGVGMMKSKGGAIVNMSSIAAHVGISDRFAYSMSKGAVHAMTLSVAKDCLSQQIRCNSISPARVHTPFVDGFLSKNYPGNEAEMFEALSKTQPIGRMGKPEEIGDLVLYLCSDEASFITGSDFPIDGGFITLNN, translated from the coding sequence ATGAAAAAGAAATTTGATTTGACAGGAAAACGAGCCATTGTCACAGGTGGAGGCAGTGGTATTGGCAGAGCCATAGCGATCGCATTGGCAGGCAATGGTGCAGATGTAGGTATTCTAGAACTGAATGAAGAGGGAGGCAGTGCAGTGGTTGATGAAATCAGATCCGCAGGAGGGCAAGCTACCTGTTTTGCCTGTGATGTGTCTGATCTCAGTAGTGTACAGGCAGCTTTCTCCAAAGCTACCGACGGCAATCCCTTGGATATTTTGGTGAATAACGCTGGCATTGCGCACATAGGTAACCTGAGCAATACGACTCCAGAAGATCTCGACCGAATCTATGCAGTCAATGTCAAGGGAGTATTTCATTGTCTGCAGACTGGTGTAGGGATGATGAAAAGCAAGGGTGGAGCCATCGTCAATATGTCGTCTATTGCAGCGCATGTTGGGATCAGCGACCGATTTGCCTATTCTATGAGCAAAGGTGCTGTGCATGCCATGACGCTTTCGGTAGCCAAGGATTGTCTCTCGCAGCAGATCCGTTGCAACAGCATCTCTCCAGCCAGAGTGCATACACCGTTTGTAGATGGGTTTCTATCCAAAAACTATCCAGGAAATGAAGCAGAAATGTTTGAGGCACTATCCAAAACACAACCGATTGGACGCATGGGTAAACCAGAAGAAATTGGTGATTTGGTGCTTTACTTGTGCTCAGATGAGGCATCATTTATCACAGGTAGTGATTTTCCAATAGATGGAGGATTTATCACATTGAATAATTAA
- a CDS encoding UxaA family hydrolase has protein sequence MDDKRFLKIDKHDNVVVALENFEGGQVTVDGATIEVKDPVNQKHKFLTQSLQKGEKIYMYGVPVGTANVDLAAGTTITTANVTHFADPISLENRKKHEWQPLDVAAWQDRTFMGYHRQDGKVGTANYWLFIPLVFCENRNLKVIEETLKSSLGYKKPNQYMQYAHDLIGGVDADQSPLQQRVFKNVDGIKFLYHDGGCGGTRADAETLLRLLAGYLHHPNVAGATVLSLGCQHAQIDWFKEIQKELYPTGDKPVIYLEQQIIQSEEKLIKTAISETIEQLKEVNKTGRQPAPLSKLVVGLECGGSDGFSGISANPAVGYASDLLVSLQAATILSEFPELNGVEQDVIDRCADDRVAEKFVRIQRAYEQQAKSVGSGFDMNPSPGNIKDGLITDAIKSAGAAKKGGRSLVTDVLDYTEPLTKPGLNLLCTPGNDVESTTGLAGSGANIILFTTGLGTPTGNPVAPVIKISSNTSLKERMSDIIDLDAGPITRGEKTIAEVGGEILEKIIAVASGESTKAMDLEQNDFILWKRGVSL, from the coding sequence AAAATTTCGAAGGAGGACAAGTAACAGTCGATGGTGCAACCATTGAAGTAAAAGATCCTGTGAATCAGAAACATAAGTTTTTGACGCAAAGTCTCCAAAAAGGAGAGAAAATATATATGTACGGCGTACCAGTCGGTACAGCCAATGTGGATTTGGCAGCAGGAACCACAATTACTACTGCCAATGTCACTCATTTTGCAGACCCAATTTCACTGGAAAACAGAAAGAAACACGAATGGCAACCTCTGGATGTCGCGGCATGGCAGGATAGGACATTTATGGGGTACCATCGCCAGGATGGTAAGGTCGGGACGGCCAATTATTGGCTTTTTATTCCATTGGTTTTTTGTGAAAACAGGAATCTGAAAGTGATCGAAGAGACTCTCAAGTCCTCATTGGGGTACAAAAAGCCCAATCAATACATGCAATATGCGCATGACTTGATTGGAGGTGTAGATGCGGATCAATCTCCACTGCAGCAGCGGGTATTTAAGAATGTGGATGGCATTAAGTTCCTCTACCACGACGGAGGTTGTGGAGGTACACGTGCGGATGCCGAGACACTGTTGCGCCTGTTGGCGGGCTACCTGCATCACCCCAATGTGGCGGGTGCTACAGTCTTGAGCCTCGGTTGTCAACATGCACAGATCGATTGGTTCAAGGAGATTCAAAAGGAATTGTATCCTACTGGCGACAAACCAGTGATCTATCTGGAGCAACAAATTATTCAATCCGAAGAAAAACTCATCAAAACGGCAATCTCCGAGACCATTGAGCAACTCAAAGAAGTCAACAAGACAGGACGTCAACCAGCGCCATTGAGTAAGCTGGTGGTAGGATTGGAGTGTGGAGGTTCTGATGGGTTCTCTGGCATCTCTGCCAATCCTGCGGTGGGCTATGCTTCGGATTTGTTGGTGTCGTTACAAGCAGCTACGATACTTAGCGAGTTTCCCGAACTCAACGGTGTGGAGCAGGATGTCATAGACCGTTGTGCTGACGATCGGGTCGCAGAAAAATTTGTTCGCATCCAACGTGCCTATGAACAGCAGGCCAAATCTGTCGGGTCAGGATTTGATATGAATCCTTCACCAGGCAATATCAAAGATGGATTGATCACGGATGCGATCAAATCAGCAGGAGCAGCCAAAAAGGGTGGAAGATCTCTGGTCACAGATGTGCTGGACTACACAGAGCCATTGACCAAACCTGGATTGAATCTGCTGTGTACCCCAGGCAATGATGTCGAATCTACGACTGGTTTGGCAGGGTCAGGTGCCAATATCATTCTTTTCACTACTGGACTAGGGACACCGACGGGCAATCCCGTAGCACCTGTGATCAAAATCTCTAGCAACACCAGTTTGAAAGAGAGAATGAGCGACATCATCGATCTAGATGCTGGACCTATTACGAGAGGTGAAAAAACAATCGCGGAAGTAGGGGGAGAAATACTTGAAAAAATTATAGCAGTTGCCAGTGGTGAATCAACCAAGGCAATGGATTTGGAACAAAACGATTTTATCCTTTGGAAAAGAGGAGTCTCATTATGA